The Halobacterium hubeiense genome contains the following window.
CGGCCCGGCGGAGCGCCAGCGCGTACTCCACGACGTCTACGACGTGACGACGGACGCCGACCGGTCGTTCGAGGAGCGGACGCGGGCGCTGCTGTCGGTCGTCCGGGAGACCGTCGGCACGGAGTACGCGTCGCTGTCGAGAGTCGAGGGCGGCGACTACGCCTTCGAACTGGTGGACGGCGAGGGAGCGCTGCCGGTCGAGTTCGGCGAGGAGTTCGCGCTCGAGGAGACGAACTGCGAGCGCGTCGTGGAGACCGAGGAGACGGTCGTCTTCCGGGACATCGCGGCGGACGCGCAGGGGTTCGAGGAGCGCGCGGCCAACGCCGACCTCGGGCTCTCGTGTTTCCTCGGCGCGCCGGTCGTCGTGGACGGCGACGTGCAGGCGACGTTCTGCTTCCTGGACTCGGCGCCGCGGCCGGAGGGGTTCTCCGAGTGGGAGGTCACGCTGGTCGGCCTCGCGGCCGAGTGGGTCGGCTACGAGCTCGCCCAGCGGCGCACCCGCGAGCGGCTGGAGCGGCGCAACGACGCGCTCGAAGCGTCGCGGCGGCGCTACCGCACGCTCGCACAGAACTTCCCGAACGGCGGCGTCGGCGTCTTCGACGACGACCTCCGGTACACGCTCGTGGACGGGACGATGTGGGACGACCTCCCGCTGGACGCCGGCGATGTCGAGGGGGAGACCATCTGGGAGGCGCTCCCCGAGGACGCCGCCGCCGACCTCGAACCCGTGTTCCGCGGGGCGCTGGACGGCGAGACGGACAGCGCGGTCTCGACGCTCGGCGGACGCACCTACCGGGTGTGGGCGGTCCCGCTCCGGGACGCCGACGGCGAGGTCACGGCGGGACAGAGCTTCGCGGTCGACGTCACCGACCAACAGGAGCGCGAGGCGGCGCTCGCGAACGCGAAAGAGCAGATGGAGGCCGCCGCGGAGGCGGGCGCGGTCGGCACGTGGGAGTGGCACGTCCCCGAGGACCGGTTCGTCGCCGACGCCGCGCTCGCGCGCCTGTTCGGCGTCGACCCCGAGCGCGCCCGCGAGGGCGTGCCGCTGTCCGAGCTCGTCGCCTCGATTCACGAGGACGACCGCGAGCGCGTCGCCGCCGCCATCGACGAGGCCGTCGAAACCTGCAGCGACTACGAGGAGGAGTACCGCGTCTACGACGCGGACGGCGACGTGCGCTGGGTGGTCGCGCGCGGGCACGTCGAGTGCGAGGACGGCGAGGCGGTGACGTTCCCGGGCGCGATTACGGACATCACCGAGCAGAAGCGCGCCGAGCGGGAAATCGAGCAGCACCGCGAGCAACTGGCGACGCTGTTCGAGGTGCTTCCTGTCGGGGTCATCGTCGCAGACGCCGACGGCGAACTCGTGGAAGCCAACGGCATCGCGAAACGCATCTGGGGTGGTGCGGACTTCGACGCCGAGTCAGTCGAGGAGTACGACCGGTACACGGCGTGGTGGGCCGATTCCGGCGAGCGCGTCGAATCCGACGAGTACGCGCTCGCTCGCGTGCTCGACGGCGAGCCGGTGGTCGAGCCCGACGTCTACGACATCGAGGCCGCCGACGGCTCCGAGCGCGTCATCGAGGTCCGCGGGATGCCGGTGTACGACGACGGCGACGTGGCCCGCGGCGTCATCACGATGACCGACGTCACCGAGCGCGCCGAGCGCGACCGCACGCTCGAACGCCGCGCGCACCAGCAGCGCGTGGTCGCGGACCTCGGGCAGCGCGCGCTCGACGCCGACGACCTCGACGAACTGATGGCGCAGGCCGCCGAGCAGGTCGCCGACGCCCTCGACAACGACTACTGCAAGGTGTTGGACCTCGACGACGACGCGCGCGAACTGCTGTTGCGCCAGGGCGTCGGCTGGGACGACGGCATCGTCGGGAACGCGACCGTGGACGCCGACGACAATTCGCAGGCGGGGTACACGCTGGTCTCCGAGGAGCCCGTGGTCGTGGACGACCTCGCCGCCGAAGACCGGTTCAGCGGCCCCGAACTGCTCACCGCCCACGGCGTCGAGAGCGGCGTCAGCACCATCATCGGGTCGCCTGAGGAGCCGTGGGGCATCCTCGGAACGCACGACACCAGCCGCAAGCAGTTCTCCGCGGAGGACGTCAACTTCGTGCAGAGCGTCGCGAACGTCCTCGCGGACGCCATCGAGCGCGAGCGCTACGACGCCGAGCGCGAGCAGCTCGTCGCGGACCTCGCGGAGTCCAACGAGCGCCTCGAACAGTTCGCGTACGCGGCCTCCCACGACCTCCAGGAGCCGCTCCGAATGGTCTCCAGCTACCTCTCGCTCATCGAGGACCGGTACGGCGACGAACTCGACGAGGATGGGCGAGAGTTCCTGGAGTACGCGGTCGACGGCGCCGACCGGATGCAGGAGATGATAGACGCGCTGCTGGAGTACTCCCGCGTGGACCGCGGAGACTCCTTCGGGCGCGTCGATCTCGACGCGGTGTTCGCGGACGTCTGCCGGGACTTCGAGGTGAAAATCGACGACAGCGACGCGACCGTCGTCGCGGAGTCGCTGCCGACGGTCGCCGGCGACGAGGACCAGCTCCGGCAGGTGCTGGGGAACCTCCTGAGCAACGCCATCGAGTACGGCGGCGAGGAGCCGACGGTCCGCGTGTCCGCCGAGCGCGGCGACGGCGAGTGGGTGGTCGCGGTCAGCGACGACGGCATCGGCATCGACCCGGAGCACGCCGACCGCATCTTCGAGGTGTTCCAGCGGCTGCACACGCACGACGAACACCCGGGGACCGGCGTCGGGCTGGCGCTCGTCCAGCGCATCGTCGAGCGCCACGGCGGCGATGTCCGCGTGGAGTCGACGCCCGGCGAGGGGGCAACGTTTTACTTCACCATCCCCGACAGGAACCAACGCGATGATTGAGCACCGCGACGGCGACCCCGTCGACATCCTGCTCGTCGAAGACAACCCCGGGGACGTGCGCCTCACCCGGGAGGCCTTCGCGGAAGCGCACATCAACAACGACCTCCACGACGTCAACGACGGCGAAGCCGCCCTCGACTTCCTCCACCAGCGCGGCGACCACGCCGACGCCCCGCGCCCCGACCTGATATTGCTCGACCTGAACCTCCCGAAAGTCGACGGCCTCGACGTCCTCGAAGCGGTGAAGTCCGACGACGACCTGCGGACGATTCCGGTCGTCGTCCTCACCAGCTCCGAGGCCGAGGAGGACGTCGCGCGAAGCTACGAACAGCACACGAACGCGTACCTCACGAAGCCCATCGACCCCAACGAGTTCGTGGACGTGATTCGGTCCTTCGAGCGGTTCTGGTTGACGCTCGTGGAACTGCCGCCGACCCCGGAGTGACATGAGCGAGGACGCCCGCCCGAGAATCCTGCTGGTCGAGGACAACCCCGGAGACGCCCGCTACATCCGCGAGCTGCTCGACGACGCCGTCTCGCTGGAAGCCCGGTCGTTCGACGGCGACGCGCTCGTGGACCGGACCCGCGGAGCGCAAGCGGACCCGGTCGTCCACGAGTCGCGCCTCGACGACGCCCTCGACTACCTCGACGACGCCGGAGCCGACGTCGTCCTCCTCGACCTCGGGCTCCCCGACAGCACGGGGCTGGAGACGCTCACGACGCTGCTGGACCACCACGCCGCGGTCCCGGTCGTCGTCCTGACCGGGCTCACCGACCGCGAGGTCGGGATGGAGGCGCTGCGCCGGGGTGCCGAGGAGTTCCTCGTGAAAGACGAGATCAACCCCGAGTTGCTCGTGCGCTCGATTCACCACGCCATCGAGCGGCGCGCGCACCGCCGCGAGCAGAAGCGCTACGAGACGCTCATCGAGGAGTCCACGGACGTCAACGCCATCGTCGACCCCGACGGCACCGTCCAGTACGTCACGCCCTCCGCCGAGTACGTGCTCGGGTACGACCCCGACGAGCTGGCCGGCGAGAACGCCTTCGAGTACGTCCATCCCGACGACCAAGTCGCGGTCCGCGAGGAGTTCGACCGGCTCGCGGGCGACCCCGACTACCGCGCGACGGTGGACTTCCGGCTCCGGTGTGCGGACGGCTCGTGGGTGTTCCTCGACGCGCGCGGCCGGAACCTCCGCGACGAACCCGCGATAGACGGGTTCGTCGTCTACACCCGCGACGTCACCGAGCAACGCGAGTACGAGCGCCGGCTGGAAGCCCAGCGCGAGCGCCTCGCCGCGCTGAACCAACTGAACGATGTCGTCAACGGGGTCGCGGGCGCGGTCGTCGACCAGTCCACGCGGGAGGAGATCGAGCGCATCGCCTGCGAGCGCCTCGCGGCGTCGCCGTCCTACGAGTTCGCGTGGGTCGGCGAGCCCGACCCCGAAACCCAGGAAGTGAACGTGCGCGCCAGCGCCGGCACGGACGGCTACCTCGACGACGTGTCGCTGTCCGTGGCGCCCGGCGACCCGGCCAGCGAGGGGCCGACCGGGCGCGCGCTCCGCACCGGCGAGATGCAGACCGTCCTCGACGTCGACGACGACAGCGACTACGAGCGGTGGCGCGACCTCGCCGACGAGTACGGCTTCCGGTCGTCGGCCGCCATCCCGATTCGCCACGAGGACACCACCTACGGCGTGCTGAACGTCTACGCCGACCGCTCGGACGCGTTCCGCGAGCAGGAGCGCACCGTCGTCGAGCACCTCGGGCACCTCGTCGGGCACGCCATCGCGGCCGCCGAGCGCAAGCAGGCGCTGATGAGCGACGCGGTCGTGGAACTGGAGTTCCGGGTCCGCGAAATCGCGGACGCAGTCGGTGCCGACACCGTCCCGGAGACGCCGATAGCGCTGGAGCGGACGGTCTCCGTCGACGACGGCGAGTTCCTCGTCTACGGCACCGTCGACGAGGACGGCGTCGACGACCTCCGGCGGTTCACGGAGACTGTGTCGTTCTGGAAGTCGTTTGACGTCGTCGGGGAGGACGTCGACGGCGTGCGGTTCGAACTCCGGCTGTCGGACCCGCCGCTGATGTCGGAGGTGGCGTCGCTGGGCGGGTCGGTCCGGCGGGTCGTCCTCGGCGAGGACCTCCGCTTGACCGCGCAGTTCCCGCAGGACACCGACGTCCGGGAGGTCGTGAGCGCGATTCGGGACGCGTACGACTCCGCGGAGGCGGTGGCGCGCCGGCAGGTCACCGAGCGCGACCAGCGCGCCGACCACCTCGCGGACGTCTGGTCGGACGCGCTCACCGAGCGCCAGCGCACCGTCGTCGAGACGGCGTACTACGCGGGCTTCTTCGAGTGGCCGCGCGCGACCAGCGGCGAGGACGTCGCCGAGTCGCTGGACATCTCCGGGCCGACGTTCTCACAGCACCTGCGCGCCGCCGAGAACAAGATTTTCGCGCGCCTCGTCGGCGACGACGCCGCGGATTAGAACTGCGGAAGCGAGAGCGGCACCGACCCCTTCGCGTAGCCGTCCACGGAGCCGTCCGGCCGCACGCGGAAGACGACCGCGGGCCGGTGGCCGACGTCGGGCCGTTCGCCGCGGACGCGGCGCCACTCGTCGTCGGGGAACGACGAGCAGTCCACGAACAGGACGGCGCCGCCGCCGTGGGCTTCCAGCTGGCCGCTGGTCTTCGTCTCCGCGGTCTCCTTGACGGCGCGAATCGGGGTGTCGGCGGCGCGGTCGTTCGTCGGCACCGGCCGCGTCACCTCCACGAGCACGCCGTGTTCGCCCTCGCGGTCCGCGCGGAAGTCCAGCGAGTGACCCGTCGTCACCTCGATTTCGGGCGTAATCTCGTAGCCGGCCTCGTGGAGCAGCCACGCGGCGTGGAACTCGCTCATTGCGGCGCTCGCGCGCGCCAAGTCGAGGAACTCGGAGGTGCCGAGTTTCCCGGCCATCACGTGTCGCTCGTCGTCGAGGACGCCAATGTCGAGGAACTCCTCGTAGAACGCCAGCGCGTCCGCGGGGTCGGCGTCCGGGAAGCCCGCGGCGTGCTCGCTGAAGAACGCGCGCGTCGTCTCGCGGCCGTCCTTCGACATGAACACGGGCAGGAAGAACCACGACAGCGTGGGGTAGTCCGCGAGCCACGGCGACTGCTCGTGCAGTTCCGCCAGGAACTCGCGTTGCGCCCACTCGGAGACGTCCTCGGGGGCTTCGGCGAACGACTGCTTGTCCGTGCGCCACAGCGCTTCCGGCGTCTCGGTGTTGCCGAGCCACCAGCCGCCGTCGCGGTTCCAGCAGAACAGCGCGGTGTCGCCGTTGTCCACGTCGAAGCGCCGCGCGTCGTACCCCTCGGGGGGTTTGAACCACGGCGTCGAGCTACTCGCGCCGAGGTTGTCGTCGAGGTCCCGGTAGAGCAGGTCGCGGACGCGGTCGGCACTCCACGACTCGGTCGAGCGCCGGAACCGCAGCGGTTTCGCCACACTCGGCGTTGGTCGGCGGCAGTGATGAGTCTGTCGTCGGCGCGCGGGCCGGCGGTTAGACGAACTCCAGTTCCTCGGGCGCGTAGGTGACGGCGTCGCGGCCGTAGTCGTCGAAGCGGACGACGACGCGCGGCCCGTCGCTGCCCGGGCGGAGGTCGGTGACGACGCCGTCGTCGCCGAAGTGCTGGTGGCGGTCGTAGCCGTGAACCGCGAGCTTCGCCTTGTCGGCGGACTGCCGCGCGACGCGTACCGGTTGACCGAGGCGCAGGTCTGACGACGATTGTGTCATGTCACTACGTACCACAGTATCTGTAATGAACGTTTCGGCATTCCGGCGGTTCGAGCGAATATATTCGGGAGAACACGCTCCCGCGGCGACGGCCAACCCACGACTGCGATGGCAGCCAAAACACTCGACCTGCGCGAGGTACCGCCGCCCGAGCGCCACCCCAAGATACACGACGCCTTCGAGGAGTTAGACAGCGGCGAGGCGCTGGAACTCGTCAACGACCACGAGCCCAAGCCGCTGTTCTACGAGATGCAGGCGGAAGTCGACTCCTTCGACGCGGACGCCTACGAGGTCGAACAGCGCGGCCCCAGCGAGTTCGTCGCGAAACTCCCGAAGGCCTGACCCGGAGACTGCCTCCTGCGTCGTACCCGCCTCACTCGCCGGCAACACGCCGGCACTCCCGACCCACCGCCGGCGCGCGGCGCCCGCGCGTCGGCATCTCCCATCACCAGATTCCCCCTCATCACCACGCTCCCCTCTCATCGCCACACCACACTTTCCTCACCTCCACTGCGCCACACCCGGCGCCACATTCGGCGCCGCGCACGGCCGGTCAGTCGGCGTCGTCGCGCTCGTCGCCGGCTGCTTTCTCCATCGTGACGCGGTGCGGGGCGTAGCCGCGGCGCTCGTAGAGGCGGCGCGCGGCCTCGTTGTCCCACAGCGCCTCGACGGCGAGCACGTCCGCGCCCGCGTCGCGAAGCTGCCGCTCGGCGTAGTCCAGCAGCGCCGAGCCGACGCCCTCGCCGCGGGCGTCCGCCACCACGTAGAGGTTGTCCACGACGCCGCGCGTGGCGTCCGTCTCGAAGAATCCCGTCTCGACGTGGAACATCACGAACCCGACCGGCTGGCCGCCGCGCCGGACGACCGCGCAGTCGCCGGTGTGGACGTACTGCGCGACGAGGTCGCGGGCCTGCTCGCGGTTCTCCGCGGCGCGCAGGTGCGAGCCGTGCGCGCGCTGCTCGCTGGCGAGCGCGACCCACAGCTCCGTGACCGCCGCGACGTCGTCCCCGGTCGCCGGCGTCACCTCCATCCGCGTCCCTCCACGGTCGGTCTCGTCGGCGCCGCCGTCACCGCAGCGCCTCCACGGCCGGGAGCGGCTCGCCCGTGAGCAGTCGGAGTGCGGCGCCGCCGCCGGTGCTCACGTGCTCGAACCCCGAGAGGCCGAACTGCCGGATGGCCGCCGCCGTGTCGCCGCCGCCGACGATGGTGTAGTCCGCGCGCGTCGCCGCCTCGAAGACGCCGCGCGTGCCGTCCGCGAACGCCGCCTCCTCGAAGACGCCCGCCGGCCCGTTGAGAATCGCGGTGCCGGTCGATTCGAGGACGTCGGCGTACGCGGCGACCGTGTCGCTGCCGACGTCCTTGAGGGGTTCGTCGCGCCCCGGCGGGAGCTCCTCGACGCCGAGTTCGACGCGCTCGCCGTCGCGCTCGACGGCGACGTCCTCGGGCACGTGGATGTGGTTGCCGTACTCGTAGAGGAGCGCGTCCGCGCGCTCGATTGCCGCCTCGTAGCCGCGGTCCTGAATGAACTCCGTGCTCGCGCGGCCGACGTCGACGCCGGCCGCCGTGAGGAAGACGTTCCCG
Protein-coding sequences here:
- a CDS encoding response regulator, whose amino-acid sequence is MIEHRDGDPVDILLVEDNPGDVRLTREAFAEAHINNDLHDVNDGEAALDFLHQRGDHADAPRPDLILLDLNLPKVDGLDVLEAVKSDDDLRTIPVVVLTSSEAEEDVARSYEQHTNAYLTKPIDPNEFVDVIRSFERFWLTLVELPPTPE
- a CDS encoding PAS domain S-box protein, with the protein product MRQGEAPADGGVSRRRYEALAAAVDGAVLDVDADGRVTGVGEQFVEQTGYGSEEVVGEPLAALFGDDAGRVERALDDLGSSDATLTVSVESAGGESAPFELQLRRVSTDGGAGAVGVLSPTDTDEPTHGPAERQRVLHDVYDVTTDADRSFEERTRALLSVVRETVGTEYASLSRVEGGDYAFELVDGEGALPVEFGEEFALEETNCERVVETEETVVFRDIAADAQGFEERAANADLGLSCFLGAPVVVDGDVQATFCFLDSAPRPEGFSEWEVTLVGLAAEWVGYELAQRRTRERLERRNDALEASRRRYRTLAQNFPNGGVGVFDDDLRYTLVDGTMWDDLPLDAGDVEGETIWEALPEDAAADLEPVFRGALDGETDSAVSTLGGRTYRVWAVPLRDADGEVTAGQSFAVDVTDQQEREAALANAKEQMEAAAEAGAVGTWEWHVPEDRFVADAALARLFGVDPERAREGVPLSELVASIHEDDRERVAAAIDEAVETCSDYEEEYRVYDADGDVRWVVARGHVECEDGEAVTFPGAITDITEQKRAEREIEQHREQLATLFEVLPVGVIVADADGELVEANGIAKRIWGGADFDAESVEEYDRYTAWWADSGERVESDEYALARVLDGEPVVEPDVYDIEAADGSERVIEVRGMPVYDDGDVARGVITMTDVTERAERDRTLERRAHQQRVVADLGQRALDADDLDELMAQAAEQVADALDNDYCKVLDLDDDARELLLRQGVGWDDGIVGNATVDADDNSQAGYTLVSEEPVVVDDLAAEDRFSGPELLTAHGVESGVSTIIGSPEEPWGILGTHDTSRKQFSAEDVNFVQSVANVLADAIERERYDAEREQLVADLAESNERLEQFAYAASHDLQEPLRMVSSYLSLIEDRYGDELDEDGREFLEYAVDGADRMQEMIDALLEYSRVDRGDSFGRVDLDAVFADVCRDFEVKIDDSDATVVAESLPTVAGDEDQLRQVLGNLLSNAIEYGGEEPTVRVSAERGDGEWVVAVSDDGIGIDPEHADRIFEVFQRLHTHDEHPGTGVGLALVQRIVERHGGDVRVESTPGEGATFYFTIPDRNQRDD
- a CDS encoding DUF5784 family protein, with product MAKPLRFRRSTESWSADRVRDLLYRDLDDNLGASSSTPWFKPPEGYDARRFDVDNGDTALFCWNRDGGWWLGNTETPEALWRTDKQSFAEAPEDVSEWAQREFLAELHEQSPWLADYPTLSWFFLPVFMSKDGRETTRAFFSEHAAGFPDADPADALAFYEEFLDIGVLDDERHVMAGKLGTSEFLDLARASAAMSEFHAAWLLHEAGYEITPEIEVTTGHSLDFRADREGEHGVLVEVTRPVPTNDRAADTPIRAVKETAETKTSGQLEAHGGGAVLFVDCSSFPDDEWRRVRGERPDVGHRPAVVFRVRPDGSVDGYAKGSVPLSLPQF
- a CDS encoding GNAT family N-acetyltransferase, yielding MEVTPATGDDVAAVTELWVALASEQRAHGSHLRAAENREQARDLVAQYVHTGDCAVVRRGGQPVGFVMFHVETGFFETDATRGVVDNLYVVADARGEGVGSALLDYAERQLRDAGADVLAVEALWDNEAARRLYERRGYAPHRVTMEKAAGDERDDAD
- a CDS encoding bacterio-opsin activator domain-containing protein; this encodes MSEDARPRILLVEDNPGDARYIRELLDDAVSLEARSFDGDALVDRTRGAQADPVVHESRLDDALDYLDDAGADVVLLDLGLPDSTGLETLTTLLDHHAAVPVVVLTGLTDREVGMEALRRGAEEFLVKDEINPELLVRSIHHAIERRAHRREQKRYETLIEESTDVNAIVDPDGTVQYVTPSAEYVLGYDPDELAGENAFEYVHPDDQVAVREEFDRLAGDPDYRATVDFRLRCADGSWVFLDARGRNLRDEPAIDGFVVYTRDVTEQREYERRLEAQRERLAALNQLNDVVNGVAGAVVDQSTREEIERIACERLAASPSYEFAWVGEPDPETQEVNVRASAGTDGYLDDVSLSVAPGDPASEGPTGRALRTGEMQTVLDVDDDSDYERWRDLADEYGFRSSAAIPIRHEDTTYGVLNVYADRSDAFREQERTVVEHLGHLVGHAIAAAERKQALMSDAVVELEFRVREIADAVGADTVPETPIALERTVSVDDGEFLVYGTVDEDGVDDLRRFTETVSFWKSFDVVGEDVDGVRFELRLSDPPLMSEVASLGGSVRRVVLGEDLRLTAQFPQDTDVREVVSAIRDAYDSAEAVARRQVTERDQRADHLADVWSDALTERQRTVVETAYYAGFFEWPRATSGEDVAESLDISGPTFSQHLRAAENKIFARLVGDDAAD
- a CDS encoding DUF2249 domain-containing protein, which codes for MAAKTLDLREVPPPERHPKIHDAFEELDSGEALELVNDHEPKPLFYEMQAEVDSFDADAYEVEQRGPSEFVAKLPKA